A single window of Anaerocolumna chitinilytica DNA harbors:
- a CDS encoding PSP1 domain-containing protein, which yields MTTVIGVRFRRAGKIYFFDPAGYEINQGDNVIVETARGVEYGHVVIGPRDVEENKIIQPLKPVIRTATPEDDEIEIKNKVKEKEAFQICLEKIKKHELEMKLIDSEYTFDNNKVLFYFTADGRIDFRELVKDLASVFKTRIELRQIGVRDETKVVGGIGICGRPLCCHTHLSEFAPVSIKMAKEQNLSLNPTKISGVCGRLMCCLKHEEEAYEDLNSKLPNVGDMVTTNDGLRGEVQSVTVLKQLVKVIVTLENDEKEVREYKASTLKFNAKKRKEKVALDEELRVLEMLEMKEGKSHLDDV from the coding sequence ATGACGACGGTAATAGGAGTTCGTTTTAGAAGAGCCGGTAAGATTTATTTTTTTGATCCTGCCGGATATGAGATAAATCAAGGCGATAATGTAATTGTCGAAACAGCAAGAGGCGTTGAATACGGTCATGTGGTAATAGGGCCAAGGGACGTAGAAGAGAACAAAATTATTCAGCCTCTAAAGCCGGTAATCAGAACCGCCACACCGGAAGACGATGAGATAGAAATTAAGAATAAAGTGAAAGAAAAGGAAGCTTTCCAGATCTGCCTGGAAAAGATTAAGAAGCATGAACTGGAAATGAAGCTCATTGATTCAGAGTATACTTTTGATAACAACAAAGTATTATTTTATTTCACTGCAGACGGAAGAATTGACTTTAGGGAACTTGTAAAGGATTTGGCAAGTGTTTTTAAGACCCGAATCGAGTTACGCCAGATTGGTGTAAGGGATGAAACAAAGGTAGTGGGAGGCATCGGCATCTGCGGAAGACCTTTATGCTGCCATACACACCTTTCTGAATTTGCACCGGTTTCCATTAAGATGGCAAAGGAACAAAATCTTTCACTGAATCCTACCAAAATATCCGGAGTCTGCGGACGTCTTATGTGCTGCTTAAAACATGAGGAAGAAGCTTATGAGGATTTAAACAGCAAGCTTCCTAATGTCGGAGATATGGTTACTACAAATGACGGCCTTCGAGGTGAAGTTCAGAGTGTAACAGTATTAAAGCAATTGGTTAAGGTTATTGTAACCCTTGAGAACGATGAGAAGGAAGTACGGGAATACAAAGCCTCCACGCTTAAGTTCAATGCGAAAAAGCGTAAAGAAAAAGTTGCTCTGGATGAAGAGCTTCGAGTACTTGAAATGCTTGAAATGAAGGAAGGAAAATCCCATCTGGATGATGTATAA
- the holB gene encoding DNA polymerase III subunit delta': MAGFGQIIGHEQMKEHLKTAIRTETVSHAYIFSGEEGMGKKTLAWAFAKGIQCENREQDGDGCGHCKSCLQAESKNHPDIIYVTHEKASLGVDDIRNQLNNDVLIKPYSSSRKIYIIEDGEKMTEQAQNALLKTLENPPSYAVIILLTNNINAFLPTILSRCVILKLNPVGEEDIKTFLMQVYKTPDYQAELSAVFAQGNIGRAISYASSENFAAMKDKVLHLLRYIDQMELYELIDGLKDLSGQKENIDEYLDLITLWYRDILMFKVTKDINLLLYKGEYSEIQRQASKRSYEGLEEVIKAVEKAKVRLNANVNFDIVMELMFLTIKEN; this comes from the coding sequence ATGGCTGGATTTGGACAGATAATTGGTCATGAACAGATGAAGGAACATCTAAAGACTGCCATCAGGACGGAAACAGTCTCTCATGCCTATATCTTCTCCGGTGAAGAGGGGATGGGCAAGAAAACCTTAGCCTGGGCCTTTGCAAAAGGCATCCAGTGTGAGAATAGGGAACAGGACGGAGACGGCTGCGGTCATTGTAAATCCTGTCTGCAGGCAGAATCAAAAAATCACCCGGATATTATTTATGTGACTCACGAAAAGGCAAGTCTCGGGGTGGATGATATCAGAAATCAACTGAATAATGATGTTCTGATAAAACCCTATAGCAGCAGCCGTAAAATATATATTATTGAAGATGGGGAGAAGATGACAGAGCAGGCTCAGAATGCTTTGCTAAAGACTTTGGAGAATCCTCCCTCTTATGCGGTTATTATTCTTCTTACCAATAACATCAATGCATTTCTTCCTACGATTCTTTCAAGATGTGTTATTCTGAAATTAAATCCGGTAGGTGAAGAAGACATCAAAACATTTTTGATGCAAGTCTATAAAACACCCGATTACCAGGCAGAGCTTAGTGCGGTATTCGCCCAGGGAAACATAGGCAGGGCAATCTCCTATGCGTCCAGTGAGAATTTTGCGGCTATGAAGGACAAGGTTCTTCATCTGTTAAGGTATATAGATCAGATGGAATTATATGAACTGATTGACGGACTTAAGGATTTATCAGGGCAAAAGGAAAATATAGACGAGTATCTGGATCTTATTACATTATGGTATCGTGACATCTTAATGTTTAAGGTTACAAAGGATATTAATCTTTTATTATATAAGGGTGAATACTCTGAAATACAACGTCAGGCCAGTAAGAGAAGTTATGAAGGCCTGGAAGAGGTTATTAAGGCAGTGGAGAAAGCAAAGGTTCGCCTTAATGCCAATGTAAATTTTGACATTGTAATGGAACTTATGTTTCTTACCATAAAAGAAAACTAA
- a CDS encoding tRNA1(Val) (adenine(37)-N6)-methyltransferase translates to MRDESKTPDITQETIENKNRALKDSQVSPETKINGESFLLPGERIDELQRNGYKIIQNSKKFCFGMDAVLLSGFAKVKEGEKALDLGTGTGIIPILLEAKTKGEHFTGLEIQEESADMARRSVALNKLEQKISIVTGDIKEAGNLFGAASFHVVTSNPPYMNNLHGLKNPDLPKAIARHEIHCTLEDVVREGARVLKPGGRFYLVHRPFRLIEIINTLTAYKLEPKRMRMVHPFLDKEPNMVLIEAVKGGGSMIKVEPPLIVYKEVNQYTDEIYDVYGY, encoded by the coding sequence ATGAGAGATGAGAGCAAGACCCCTGATATTACCCAGGAAACAATAGAGAATAAGAACAGGGCTTTAAAAGATAGTCAGGTAAGTCCGGAAACCAAGATAAACGGTGAAAGCTTTTTGCTTCCTGGAGAGAGAATAGATGAGCTGCAGCGAAACGGTTATAAGATTATACAGAACAGTAAGAAATTTTGTTTTGGTATGGATGCAGTACTCCTGTCCGGTTTTGCAAAAGTAAAGGAAGGCGAAAAAGCGCTGGATCTGGGTACCGGTACCGGGATTATACCGATTCTTTTAGAAGCAAAGACAAAAGGAGAGCACTTTACAGGCCTTGAAATACAGGAAGAGAGTGCCGATATGGCAAGGCGAAGTGTGGCTCTAAATAAGCTGGAGCAAAAGATATCAATTGTAACAGGAGACATTAAGGAAGCAGGAAATCTCTTCGGAGCTGCTTCCTTTCACGTAGTTACCAGTAACCCGCCCTATATGAATAATCTTCATGGGTTAAAGAACCCGGACCTTCCGAAAGCGATAGCAAGGCACGAGATTCATTGTACCCTTGAGGATGTCGTAAGGGAAGGAGCCAGAGTACTAAAACCGGGAGGCCGGTTTTATCTGGTTCACAGGCCTTTTCGCCTGATTGAGATAATTAATACCTTAACGGCTTATAAACTTGAGCCAAAACGTATGAGGATGGTTCATCCCTTTCTGGATAAAGAACCCAACATGGTTTTGATTGAAGCGGTAAAGGGAGGGGGCTCTATGATAAAGGTGGAACCTCCGCTTATTGTTTATAAAGAAGTAAATCAATATACAGATGAGATTTATGATGTTTATGGATATTGA
- a CDS encoding flavodoxin family protein, which yields MKVLLINGSPNIHGCTYTALEEIAGTLEKEQISAEIFHIGNKPIRGCMDCGVCYKFPGKCAYDDDTVNKALELAKEADGFIFGAPVHYASASGAITSFLDRFFYSGTGFSYKPGAAVVSCRRAGSTASLDQLNKYFTISNMPVVSSQYWNMVHGNTPEEVRQDLEGMQVMRNLGKNMAWLLKCIEAGKNTGVPLPQPEERVFTNFIR from the coding sequence ATGAAAGTTTTACTTATTAACGGAAGTCCTAACATTCACGGCTGTACATATACAGCACTGGAGGAAATCGCCGGTACTTTAGAGAAGGAGCAGATATCTGCTGAAATATTTCACATAGGAAATAAACCGATAAGAGGTTGTATGGATTGCGGAGTCTGTTATAAATTCCCCGGGAAATGTGCTTATGATGATGACACTGTTAACAAAGCGCTGGAACTGGCAAAAGAAGCGGATGGATTTATTTTTGGCGCCCCTGTTCATTACGCTTCGGCTTCCGGAGCCATTACATCCTTTTTAGACCGTTTCTTTTATTCCGGTACCGGATTTTCTTACAAACCCGGTGCTGCTGTAGTAAGCTGCAGAAGAGCAGGTTCTACCGCTTCCCTGGATCAGCTAAATAAATATTTTACAATATCCAATATGCCGGTAGTTTCTTCCCAGTACTGGAACATGGTGCACGGAAATACTCCTGAGGAAGTACGTCAGGATTTAGAAGGCATGCAGGTTATGAGAAATCTTGGAAAGAATATGGCCTGGCTGCTTAAATGTATTGAAGCGGGTAAAAATACAGGAGTTCCTCTGCCTCAACCAGAAGAAAGGGTATTTACTAATTTTATTCGTTAA
- a CDS encoding YaaR family protein produces the protein MDIKVNQMQPVNQTQPTAPLPEADGSFKFTLISNIEEQGLKERLNLMMEEITQQGKKLGKHMDVRDMRKYRQLIKDFMNEVVNRSHKFSRENFLDRRGRHRVYGMIKLIDQNLDELALELIKDEKDTIAILNKIDEIKGLLLDILA, from the coding sequence ATGGACATAAAAGTAAATCAAATGCAACCTGTTAATCAAACCCAACCCACTGCACCTTTGCCGGAAGCAGACGGTTCTTTTAAATTTACCCTAATCAGCAATATTGAGGAACAGGGACTAAAAGAACGGCTGAACCTGATGATGGAAGAAATCACTCAGCAGGGTAAGAAACTGGGAAAGCATATGGATGTCCGGGATATGAGAAAGTACCGGCAGCTAATCAAAGATTTTATGAATGAAGTGGTGAATCGTTCTCACAAGTTCAGCAGAGAGAACTTTCTGGACAGGAGAGGCCGGCACCGTGTATATGGTATGATAAAGCTCATCGATCAGAATTTGGACGAGTTAGCCCTAGAACTAATAAAAGATGAGAAAGACACCATTGCCATATTAAATAAAATAGATGAAATTAAGGGATTACTTTTAGATATACTTGCATAA
- a CDS encoding SPL family radical SAM protein yields the protein MRPSKIYYEPDVLGYKLGRELQEKYKDLEWVEIESHNNIEELRTKENKEFKELKTLLILGTRKTHKYSPNFKVSDYLVPFTSSGCTAMCLYCYLVCNYNKCSYLRVFVNREEMMNKLIRFSERSDAENVFEIGSNSDLILENTITGNLPWILEEFLKASKGKLTFPTKFNMVEPMLNINHQGRVIFRMSVNPQYIISNIEIGTASLMNRIEALNKVAEADYPVGILIAPVIFLDNWKELYSELLDVLMEKLSPKVKKSMFIEIIFMTYSFIHRSINKEAFPEAVDLYDKELMKGRGMGKYCYRPELREEGESFLLEEIDKRFGRDKILYFS from the coding sequence ATGAGACCTTCCAAGATATATTATGAACCGGATGTTTTAGGGTATAAGTTAGGCAGGGAGCTGCAAGAAAAATACAAGGACCTTGAATGGGTAGAGATAGAAAGCCATAACAATATTGAAGAGCTTAGAACAAAAGAAAACAAGGAATTTAAAGAGTTAAAGACTCTTTTAATCCTTGGCACCAGAAAGACCCACAAGTATTCACCGAATTTTAAGGTATCCGATTATCTGGTACCCTTTACGTCTTCGGGCTGTACGGCTATGTGCCTTTATTGCTACCTGGTTTGTAATTATAATAAATGCTCTTACTTAAGAGTATTTGTCAACCGGGAAGAAATGATGAATAAGCTTATCCGCTTTTCAGAAAGAAGTGATGCGGAAAATGTTTTTGAAATCGGCAGTAACAGTGACCTGATTCTCGAGAATACGATTACCGGTAATCTGCCCTGGATTTTGGAGGAGTTCCTAAAAGCCAGTAAGGGGAAGCTTACATTTCCCACTAAATTTAATATGGTGGAGCCGATGCTAAACATAAACCACCAGGGCAGAGTTATTTTTCGGATGTCTGTTAATCCTCAGTATATTATCAGCAATATTGAAATCGGCACGGCTTCTCTTATGAACCGGATTGAAGCGCTGAATAAGGTGGCAGAAGCCGATTACCCAGTGGGTATTCTGATAGCACCGGTGATATTTCTGGATAATTGGAAGGAACTTTATAGTGAACTTCTGGATGTTTTAATGGAAAAGCTCTCTCCTAAAGTGAAAAAATCTATGTTTATAGAGATTATCTTTATGACCTATAGCTTTATTCACAGGAGTATAAACAAGGAAGCCTTTCCGGAAGCGGTTGACCTTTATGATAAAGAGCTTATGAAGGGCAGAGGTATGGGAAAATACTGCTATCGGCCGGAGCTTCGGGAGGAAGGAGAAAGCTTTTTATTAGAAGAGATAGATAAAAGATTCGGAAGGGATAAGATTCTCTATTTTAGTTAA
- a CDS encoding guanylate kinase — protein sequence MHKLFVVMGKSASGKDTVFRDITQREELSLKTIVGYTTRPIRDGEQDGREYFFVSKEALLTYQDENKVIEHRAYDTMHGVWDYFTLDDGQIDFETGSSIMLGTLESYGQIRRYFGEERVYPIYLEVEDGLRLERALLREKTQKKPKYAELCRRFLADEEDFKEENLKALGIIKRYDNTDRELCLAEILKDIRLNMGI from the coding sequence ATGCATAAGCTGTTTGTTGTTATGGGCAAAAGCGCATCAGGAAAAGATACGGTATTTAGGGATATTACTCAAAGAGAAGAGCTTTCCTTAAAAACAATTGTAGGATATACCACAAGACCGATAAGGGACGGCGAGCAGGATGGCAGAGAATATTTCTTTGTCAGTAAGGAAGCTCTGTTAACTTATCAGGATGAAAATAAAGTTATTGAACACAGAGCATATGATACCATGCACGGTGTATGGGACTATTTTACCTTGGATGACGGACAGATTGATTTCGAAACGGGCAGTTCCATTATGCTTGGCACGCTGGAATCCTATGGGCAGATTAGAAGATACTTTGGAGAAGAACGAGTGTATCCGATCTATCTGGAGGTGGAGGATGGACTACGCCTGGAGAGAGCTCTGCTGCGGGAAAAGACTCAGAAGAAACCGAAATATGCAGAGCTTTGCAGAAGATTTTTGGCAGATGAGGAAGACTTTAAAGAAGAAAATCTGAAGGCTCTTGGGATTATAAAGAGATACGACAATACAGACAGAGAACTATGTCTGGCAGAAATCCTAAAGGATATCAGGTTAAATATGGGAATTTAA
- a CDS encoding aminotransferase class I/II-fold pyridoxal phosphate-dependent enzyme: protein MDLYQSLLKYREEGYYPMHMPGHKRNTDLLQMVNPYSIDITEIDGFDNLHRPEGIIKNGMERWARIYGSLDTYYLVGGSSAGILAGISAATNRGDKILVARNSHKSVYHGIYLNGLKPVYLYPERIKSFGINGSISPKTVEEILEREKDIRLVVVTSPTYEGVVSDIEGIAKAAHRYKIPLMVDEAHGAHLGFHPGFPKNSVACGADIVVQSIHKTLPAFTQSALLHANSSLIAKDKLLRYLSIYQSTSPSYILMAGMDKCRELLESRGKELFAAYYEMLTEFFKAAEEFKNIRLLTDNIVRAEGSYAFDPSKLNLSVRGTEYTGTKLYHMLLTEYKIQMEMAAGDYCLGMTSIGDRKEGFDRLFRALFEVDKRLSLDNRHKEKASASKSIDYSISPAKVLTTCEEAQNAETKTISLEESKGLIAAEYVYLYPPGIPLLVPGEEITEDILHLIAVYKEQELTIQGLSDFNACKIKVVV from the coding sequence ATGGATTTATATCAGAGTTTATTAAAATACAGGGAAGAAGGATACTACCCGATGCATATGCCGGGGCATAAGAGAAATACAGACTTACTCCAGATGGTAAATCCCTATTCCATTGATATTACAGAAATTGATGGTTTTGATAACCTGCACAGGCCGGAGGGTATTATAAAGAACGGCATGGAACGCTGGGCAAGAATCTATGGCTCCCTGGATACCTATTATTTGGTGGGCGGAAGTTCTGCCGGAATTCTTGCCGGAATCTCTGCTGCCACGAATAGAGGAGACAAGATTTTGGTAGCCAGAAACAGTCATAAATCCGTCTATCATGGAATCTATCTAAATGGGCTTAAGCCGGTTTATCTCTATCCGGAGAGGATAAAGAGCTTTGGTATAAACGGCAGCATTTCCCCAAAAACGGTGGAAGAAATTCTGGAGAGGGAAAAGGACATTCGATTGGTGGTAGTTACTTCGCCTACCTATGAAGGAGTGGTATCGGACATAGAAGGGATAGCTAAAGCAGCCCACCGGTACAAAATACCCCTTATGGTGGATGAGGCCCATGGTGCCCATTTGGGATTTCATCCCGGCTTCCCAAAGAACTCTGTCGCCTGTGGTGCTGATATTGTGGTTCAAAGTATTCACAAAACGCTGCCGGCCTTCACCCAAAGTGCCCTGCTTCATGCAAATAGCAGCCTGATAGCTAAGGACAAGCTTTTAAGGTATCTTTCCATTTATCAAAGCACAAGCCCTTCCTACATACTGATGGCAGGGATGGATAAATGCAGGGAGCTGCTGGAAAGCAGAGGAAAAGAACTGTTTGCAGCTTATTATGAAATGTTAACAGAGTTCTTCAAGGCGGCAGAAGAATTTAAGAATATCAGGCTATTAACCGATAATATAGTTAGGGCAGAAGGCAGTTATGCTTTTGACCCATCAAAATTGAACCTTAGTGTCAGAGGAACGGAGTATACCGGAACAAAGCTCTATCATATGCTTCTTACAGAATATAAGATACAGATGGAAATGGCAGCAGGAGACTATTGTCTGGGAATGACCAGTATTGGCGACCGGAAGGAAGGCTTTGACAGGTTGTTCCGGGCACTGTTCGAAGTGGATAAACGCTTGAGCCTGGATAACCGGCATAAAGAAAAAGCTTCTGCTAGTAAGTCCATAGATTACAGCATAAGTCCCGCCAAGGTCTTAACTACCTGTGAAGAGGCTCAGAATGCCGAAACAAAGACCATCTCCTTAGAGGAGAGCAAAGGCTTAATTGCAGCGGAGTATGTTTATCTGTACCCGCCGGGAATACCTTTATTGGTACCGGGGGAGGAGATTACAGAGGATATACTTCACCTGATAGCTGTGTATAAAGAACAGGAATTGACCATACAGGGACTAAGTGATTTTAATGCCTGCAAGATAAAGGTTGTAGTTTAG